The Portunus trituberculatus isolate SZX2019 chromosome 27, ASM1759143v1, whole genome shotgun sequence DNA window CACTGTCAGGCAGcgcaagaccaccaccactactgccagcCGCAGCACGGCATCCACGGGCGGCATGTGGAGGTTCTACACTGACGACTCTCCTGGCATCAAGGTGTACGTTTCTGGGACTCTTGGCACTTGGCTCTTGTTTGGGACCATGGTTTACTGATTGCCTGGTCATGTTAGTTGCTGTATGGTATTTGCCTGTTGGTGCTGAATGTTAGGTTCAATGGTAGGGTTGGTTGTCTTGTCATTACCCAGCCTCTGTTCTTCAGTAAGTACCTTCTGAGTAATGGCGTGAGTCAGGGTTGAGTTAGTTCTTTGCATCTGTTTGATTTGCTTTCCCCATGGATGTTTGGTTGAAGGGAATCAGTGTTTTCTTTCAGGGAAGCAGTGGTATGTTGGTGAATTAAGTGAAGTAATCTCTTCCTCAGTGGTCCACTGCCAGTGCTGGTTGGTTCCCTGGTGTTCATTGCCACTGTGTTCATGTTGCACATCTGGGGCAAGTACACCCGAgcctaataccaccaccacaaccatgcACCCCAAGG harbors:
- the LOC123509352 gene encoding protein transport protein Sec61 subunit beta-like, with translation MPASPSVTSVGSGARSPARSAAPRGGSGVGGSTVRQRKTTTTTASRSTASTGGMWRFYTDDSPGIKVGPLPVLVGSLVFIATVFMLHIWGKYTRA